The sequence CGAGTATTAGTGCTGCAAACTTTGCGTTCCCACGATCAATACAACACTACCATCTATGGTTTTGAAGACCGCTACCGGGGCATCGTTAACGAACGAAAAATCCTGCTTATCAATCCAAAAGACATTCAAGCTCTAGGTTTTGAAGAAGGGGCATTGGTGGATATAGAGACGCTGTGGCCAGATAACGTAGAGCGCAAAGTTAGTGGCTTTAAGTTAATTGCTTATGAGATCCCTCAAGGCAATGCGGCTGCTTTTTTTCCTGAGGCAAACCCTCTAGTGCCGCTAGCCAGCAAGGGGGATTTTAGTGATACGCCCACCTCTAAGTCGGTCGCAATTGTGTTGAGTGCATCTAGCCAAGAGCGAATTGAGACAGCGCAAACTTAAGACTCGGCTATTAGCTTAGGGGCTTGTTCTGAGCTAATTAGTTGCTCTACTTGTTCGATGGCTAAGGGTTTAGCAAAGTAGTAGCCTTGCAGGTAATCCACTCCAAGGCTGCGTAGGATTTGCATTTGTTTTTGGGTTTCTATGCCTTCGGCTACTACCGAGTAGTTTAAGGCTCTAGCCATATGCATTACCGCGGTAATAATGGCGTAGCCGTTAGTATCGATACGCTGCACAAAAGAGCGGTCAATTTTTACCACATTCACCGCTAAATCTTGCATGATAGATAACGAGGAATAGCCGGTACCAAAATCATCAATCGATACCTTCACTCCTATGTCTTGTAGGGCTTTAATTTGTTCGGCCAATAAACCAATGTCGCTGGTAAATACCGACTCTGTCATTTCAATATGCAGTAGCTCTGGTGCTAGCTGACTGTTTTGCAATGCGGTAGAAACTATCTCTACAAAGTCATCATCTTCTAACTGAGCCACCGATACGTTAACGCAAATAGCAATGGTGTGGCGCTGCGCCCAAGTGCTGGCTGTTTGGCAGGCTTGCTCCAATACCCATTGGCCAATTCTTCGGATCAGACCATATTGCTCAGCAATGCTAATGAACTCATCGGGCGGGATCATTTCATCGTTCAAACGCCAGCGCAGCAAAGCCTCAAAGGAGACTACCTGGCAATCATTAGCATCAATAATCGGTTGGTACACTAAACTCAGCTGATGTTTATCTATAGCCTGGCTTAGGCCATCTTTTAATAGCAATTCACGATGAATCTGTTTTTCTAGTTGATCGGAGAATACGCCAACGGTAGATGGCGCTCGCTTTTTCTGCGCGTACATGGCGGTGTCGGCAAGGCGTATTAAGCTATGTTCATTTTCTGAATGTTGCGGATAAAGCGCGATGCCTACCGTGGCGCCAACCGAAAGACGATTATTAGCAAAGGTGTAAGCTGCTGATAAAGCTTGAATAATTTCATTGGAGCGGTCTTTCGCTAGTGATTCATCGCAATCTTCTATAGCAAGCAAAAACTCATCGCCACCCCAGCGGCATAACAGTTGATGGTTTTGGCAAAGATGTTTAAGGCGTTGCGCAGTATTGTTTAGCACTTGGTCACCAGTGTCATGACCAATAGCATCGTTAATCTTTTTAAAGCCATCTAGATCGATAAACAATACCGCTAATGACCGTTGATGTTGTTTGGCTTCAAGCAAACGAAGCTTTAAGTGTTGTAAAAACGCCGTGCGGTTAAACAAACCAGTGAGAGGGTCTAGGTTCGACAGCTCATAAATAGTATGAGTTCGTTGCTCTACTTTTTCTTCCATGTGGTGAACCAGCACCGCATTTTGATTTTTTAGTAACACCGCTTGGGCCGTGAACTCGGCATTTTTTTTAGCTATCACCACCATCACTATGCCAAATAATACCCCCAATATTCCGAGCATTTGGCGCTCGTAAATACCTGAGAACATTAAGCCCACTGAGGGAGGCGCGAGTAAAATAAAGGCGTAAGCCATGGCGGTGTACTTGTGCCCAGCTAGCACAGTGGCAGAGCCGCCAGCCATGGCAGAAATAATGATGATGTGGGTGCTTAAATCGATATCCCCACTCAGCGGATTAGAAATCACTTTGAGAATGTAAATCGACCACATTACCGCGGTAATGTTAGCGCCTAGTATGAAGCGCCGAGTGGCGTTTTTTCCGTTGAATGCTGTAGCTTGTTCACGGTGTTTCCATACTCGCCAATCAAGCAATCTAATTAGTAATAAACTCGTCATTACTACCCACCAGGCGTGCTTAAACTGCTGAGTGCCACTAATGTTGAAGGCAAAAACTAAAAAACTGGATGCGATGATTGAGATTACAATGCCAGAAAACGCATTGTCGTATAAGAGGTTGGCTCTATCTCTTTCATTGCACTGTTCTAATTCATTATTGTTGATAAGAGTTTCTCGTTTAAGCCTCGTTGAATGTACCAGCTCGATTGGCGGTATCTTTGCCTTTGGGTGAGCGCTAACAACTTACGCTGGTGCTTATTACTGCAGCAAAATCAGAAGAGTTAGTTGCTTGCTATAAAAGCATAGCCAAGGATCTCTAGAATCTACCAGTACACCAATGGATTTTGTTTGCAAAACATAGAGCTAGCTTACGTTTTAAAGGGTTTGTCTAATCGGTCGCGCTTAAAAGCGCGGCTAGCTTACCTGAAGCACACTGCTTATTGATCTGTAAAATCCCAAATTTTCATCACATTCGCTAAAAGCTTAAAGTCAATAAGTGGCCTGTTAGTGAACAAAAAAACATAGTGTTGGCTAGTCGATTTAGTCAACGTAGGCCAAATAGCCCTTGGCATGGGAGCATTAGTGATTGGCGTCTTGAAGACTTAGTCACGCTTTGTTGAATTGGCGCTTTACTCTGCGTTACTCGCTACATACATTGAACTAAGGAATAGTTTTTTTGAGGTTCATAGTTTTTGTGAATATTAGAAAGGTCGATTTAAACCTATTGGTTTACTTAAATGTGTTGCTAGAAGAGCGCAATGTTTCTAGAGCCGCTAGCAAGTTGGCGCTAACGCAACCTACTATGAGCAACGCACTTAAACGCCTTAGAGAGCTGTTTGATGATCCTTTGCTAGTGCGCACCGCAGAGGGCATGACGCCCACCGAAAAAGCTACAAAGTTAAAGCCAGAAATCGTTAGCTTATTGAGTATGGCGGAGAAGATCACTCAGCCAGACAAAGATTTCTCACCAGCACAAAGCAGCGTTACGTTTCGAATAATGTGTAACGACTACATAGAAGCAACCTTGTTGGCGCCTTTTATTCAGAGTGTGCTTAGAAGTGCGCCAAAAATTAACTTTGATATTTATGCACCCGGCGATATTCGTTTAGGCGATATGGAAAAGGGCCAGATAGATTTAGCCATTAATCGTTTTACTAGCTTGCCTAAAACCTTTCATCAATCAAGCATTTGGCGCGATAACTTTTGCTGCTTGGTACATAAAGACCATCCTTATGTAGAACACTTAGATTTACCTAGCTATTTAGCAGCAGAGCATGTTTGGTTAAACCGAGCTGGCTGGGGCGCAGAAACCAGTATTGGCAATCAAGCTGCTAGCCAAAAGCTGGGATGGGTAGATGAGGCTTTGGCTCAGCTAGAGCAAGTTCGTAATATTCGGGTGTATACTCGCCATTATGCGCTGGCCGGTTTATTGGTGGCTCAGCCTCAGCTAGTGGCAACCTTACCACGCCGACAAGCCATGCTTTATAAAGATAGCCCCAACTTGCGCATTGTTAGGGTGCCATTTCAAATTGTACCTATTGAGACCAAAATGATTTGGAGCCCACTGTTACAGCACTCTAAAGCCCACCAATGGTTGCGTCGCTCGCTGACCGAATTTTCTACCACGGTATTAGATCGCTAGTCATTACGATAATTACTAAGCGCTACTGTTTTTTAGCGATATTGTTGGGTTGCTGTCAGACCTTTGGCTAGTATTCGCCAGTTTACTTAAGCTTATGAACTAGCTCTCATCATCGCTTGTCTAGCTGTGGCAAGTTAAACAGCTTAAGTAAAGGAAGGCATGCTTGCTTATCGCATATATTCAAATGCTTATGCCTTGTTTTCTTTGTTAGTTCGTAGCCTAAACCTATGACTTAAGCAGTGAGATAAGATTATGCGCACCTTGACACAATGGCTCAAAGTTTTAGCTTCAAAGTATACGCTTGGCGTAGTTGTTTTGAGCTCATGCTTGTTAGCCTGTAATTCTTCGCAACATGTAAACCAAGCCACTTCATCAGATTTGGAAGTGGAGTCTCAAGCGGCTGTTTTGCTGCAGCCTGCCTTAGCTCAACGTTTAAGTGACGACATGAGCCTACCGCATCAAATGTTACCCAGTGGGGTGCCTAGCTCGTATGATTGGTCACACGTTCCTCGCATTGGCTATGGAAACTACCCAGGTGAATTTAGCGCTTTTTTAAGTTGGGGGCAGGCTTATTTGGCTGCGGGCAGTGAACCTGTTGATAATGTTCGAATTCAAATTGCGCATCTAACAAGCTATGTACTAGATAGCGAAGATAGCCTTTGGTATGTGCTGCAGTCTTCTAGCGATATTGATGGTCATTATTACCGTGAAGACTTTGTTGATGATGAAAACAAAATCGCTGACTTACGAAAAGAGGAGTTAGGTAGTTCGGTTACTGTAACCGCGGACTATAACTTTCATTTTTGGCCCAAAACTAGCGGGCGAAAAGCCATCAGTGAGTCGCGTATTGCCGGCGTTATTTCTGTGGTTGCAGCCCGTTTGGTATTAGCGGATCCCAGTGGTCCCGATAATCGCGATCAAGCTCAATACTTGATGAGTGTTGGTTCAGACTATTGGCTTGATAAACAAGCCGGATGGCAACAATGGACTACCAACGGTGATGTAGGCATTGGCAGATTTAGCTGTATTGGTAATGATTGGCAGTGGTTTACCATGCATACCTTGTCTCAGCAGCAGCTAGCAAATGTGCTACCAGTGCTGCCTAGCCTGTAAATGATGAAGTAACAATCAGTCAGCAAGTAAACCTTTCACTGTTCATTTCCTCTTTGAGCTAAACCTTCTCAATACAGGAAGTCAGAGGGTTCAAACTACTACTATTCATAAAATCTATAGTTTGTATTGAAAACTACAATTTCATTTTATTTTGGTGGCGCGCTATCTTGAAGTTGAGGCTTAGTTAAACGAACGACTTAGCCAATAAAACAATAACAAAATACCACCAGAAGGAATTTGACCATGAATACAACACAACAAAGCGGTCAAGGTTACCAACACAAAGACAACCTATTTATAGACGCTCCCCTTGCGACATTTATTGAGCAAAAACTGCTAGGCAATAATACTGCTGATGCGGCTCAATTCTTTGAAGCGCTGTCTGTCTTGGTAGAAGAATTTGGTGGAACTTACCGTAAATTAAACCAAAGCTGCCAAGAAATGGCCTGTGAGATCCACTTAAAACAGTGCCAAGCTAGTGCAGACAAGCCAAGCACAATCAACATTAGCCACGGCAGCAGCAAAGCCATTCTTGATGAGTACAGCTGTGCTATTCCAAGCTGTTTATTGGATGTGCTAACCACTACGGTAATCGCTAATAAGCAAGATATGATGCTATTGCTTAGCACCACCAATCAAGCTGAAGCAGAGTTAATGGAAGCGGTGTTTGCTCGCGCGCATTGTTTAATGGGATTTGATTCGCAACATATAGAAGTGATTCGCCCAGTAGACAATGTAGCCTGTATTGCTCAAGCTAGGGAACGTGCTGAATACCACGATACCCCAGCTATGGTGAGCCATGGTTAGAAGATAAAAAAAACGAGGCATTTGCCTCGTTTTTCTATTCACAGGGTTTTAGTAGCCCAGCAACAATGTCCAATAGATACGATAGCTACTGTTACTGTTTTCAGCACTAGCACCACCAAAATCTTTATGGTTAGAATTCATTATGTGGCGGCAGTGACCTTCACTATTTAGCCAGCCGTTCATCACATCAGCAACTGAGCCATAACCAGCGCCAATGTTTTCACCTGCCCAGTACTTGTCGTAGCCGTGCTTACGAGCTCGGTCGTTGGAATCTGAACCATCCTGACCGGTGTGCGAGAAGAAGTTATTATTGGCCATGTTGTCGGAATGCTCCTGCGCAGCCAGTTGCAAAGACTGATGAAATTGCACTGGAGTGGTAGCCGCATAATAGCTACTGCCGCAGTTGCGGCCGACGCTTCTGGCTTCATTAACTGCGGCGAGTAGTTCAGCCGAAATTGTACCTGTTTCTCCGCCATCACCAGGATTAGTAGGATCTGTTGGATCGTTAGGGTCAGTGGGTGTTTCAGCTTCTTGCCAGTCGTTTAGCTTGGCGTCATCAATGATAAACTCGGTGCCCGCACCGGGTCCGAAGAAGAATAGTTCTGCGCTTTGAATAGCACCTGTGGCTTGCACAGTGAAGTCGGCGGTTAGTTCTTGCCAGCTAGAGTTACCAGATACTTTGCCTAGCTTATACCAAGTATGGCCAGCGTCATCGAGAATCAATAAGCGTGACTCAATTACGCCAGTTCCTGAGCTCATGCGCACTTGAGCGGATAACAAGTAGCGTTGCCCAGCTTTTACCGCGTTGAACACGTCTTGCTTGGGACCGTGATACCACTGGGAACGGTTTTTACTGAGTAGTGCATAGTTGCTGTTGTAAGCGTTGGTAGTGATATTAGTGGTGGCACTGTATCCAGACTTCCAATTAGTGGTTTGGCCGCTCTCAAAGTCACCATTTTTTAGCAGGTTAGTTGCTGGCTGTGGAGGCTCACTGCCGCCGCCATTGTCACCCCCATTATCGCCACCACTTCCATCTACAGGAATGAAGCGAACTTGGTCTAGGCGGGCTCCATCTTCGCGAACGTAGAAGGTAATTGTGTTGTCACCTTGAGTTAGCTCAACCTCGAAGGTTTCCGAAATGCCGCGCGCATTTACGTCTATCTCTTGGTACTCGGCTAGATTGTGGGTATCCCATAGGTGGCGCTCACCGCCATTGATGCTAAACCAGAATGAGTCTGCGGTTGCGGTTGGCGCGTAGCTAGTGGCTTTTAAGCTGTAGAGCCCAGCACCGGTGGCATAAAAGCTTAGCTCGGCGCGGTTGGCGCTTACCGCATTGCCTTCGTAGTAGTTACCGTTTAGGGCTGAATCAATGTAGCTGCCTGCGCTAGCTACACTGTCGTTGCCTCGGCGGAAGATACCATAGAGCTGGGCATCTTCTGCTTCAATCACAATGGTGCTTGGCTCATTGCCGGTTTCGCCACCACCGTTATCTCCGCCACCATTATCTCCACCACCGTTGTCACCGTTATTACTATCGCCGATGCGAACTAAGCGGATTTGGTCCAAGCGAGCACCGTCTTCACGCGCATACACATTGATGTAATGCTCACCGCGGCTCAGGTCGACCTCAACGGTATCACTGACGTTGCGCGAGTTAATATCCATCTCATCGTAACTCGGAGTGCTTAAAGTATCCCATAAGTGCCGGGTGCCATTATCAACTTGCACCCAAAACGAATCGCTCTTGTTACTAGAAGAGTAAGCGGTACCCTTTAAACGGTAGATCCCAGATTGTTCGAGGGTAAACTTCAGCTCGGCACGGTGTGTGCTAACCGTATCGTCGTAGTAGTTGCCTTGAAAAGCTGTATCGATGTAACCCCCCGCACTTGCTGCGTTATCGGTGCCGGTTCTAAACAAACCAAACAAGCTAGCGCTTTCGGCTTCTAAGATGACATCATTATTGTTGCCGCCATTATCACCACCATTGTCTCCGCCGCCGTTATCTCCGCCGTTGTCGCCACCACCATTGTCACCGCCGTTGTTGGCAGTTGGATACCATGCCGCTAGCTGCGGAGCGACCGCATTAATCGCGTCCACCGCTTCCGCGCCATTTGCAGTGTTCTTATCTACACCACAAGGGTAGCCGCGACAAGTAGAAACGGACGCATCAGAAAACTGACGAACGCGAGTGTAGGTGCTAAAGGCTTGAGGGTAGCCCATGATAGTACTAAATGAGCGGTCAACCCCGTAGCCTGTGCCGTAGTCAAATACGCCACCTAAACTGTTTTGTTTTCGAGAATGGCCAAGGCCCATGTTGTGGCCGAGTTCATGAGCAAAAGTAAGTGAGTCACAGCCCGAGCTGCCACCAACAAAGTTGTAAGCCCAATTTTTGAAATAGCCATCAAAACGACCGTTGGAGCCGGTACCTACGTAGCCTAAACCGCAAGTACTGTTGCTGGGCATAGTGAGTAGGGTCACGATGTCGGCGCCATGCTCAGTGCGTAAATTCATTACATTCTGATCTTGGCGAAATTGGTTTAGCGCGTTGCTACTCATCGCGGTAGCACCAGCCTTGTTATACTCACTGCTATGCACCAAGCGCACTTCTATATTCATACCGCTATTTTGATAGGCAGTATTTGTGGTGCTGATTAGGTGGCTAATATAGGTGTCCATGGCACCACTTTGTTCGGCTTTTACCGCGGGTGTGTAAAGCACCATCACATCAACAGTATGCGTGGCTTGTGCAACGGCAGAGCCGAGCAAGCCAACAAGGCAAATTCCTAGCTTTGCCGTAGCTTTTTTCTTTCCTTGAAACATGTTGTGATTTCTCTTATAGATTTTGTAGTGAATTAGTTAATCGGCGGCTTGGGAGTTACCACGGGCTCAGGCAATAGCTCGTCAGAGTGATTCCAGCTGCGTAGCGAACTCATTTCTCGACTCGATATGATCCAAGCTTCACCGCTGTGCCCCTGAATGAAGTAAGTTTCATAAGGGGTATCGATGGTGGCATATAGCGCATCTTGGCCAGAGGTAAGCGTGACTAGGTAGTTCTCACCGTTTCCGGTATCAAAACGAGAGATGATGTCTTTACCGCCATGATCTAGCGGCACAACACTGACAACTTCGGTGACGAAGTTCTCATCCAATTGCGGGACTGGGATGTCCAGTTGATCACCAACCCGTAAATCTTGCACATTGAGATTCGAATACTCGACAAAGCGGCGCTCGGTTCCGTCTTTTAGCAGTTCTTCAAATTGGGCAGGAACTTCTGGTAATACGTTCCAGGCGCGAACATGGCTTTCGCGCGGTAGGGAGTTGGCTACGCTACCTTCTTCGCTTGCCAGCTGAAGCGCTTGTTGCTGTTTCTCAGTGATGGGCGCCTGAGGCGTAATGGTCTTGCCGTGTTTAGCGCTTAGATCGCTACCTTCGGGTTGGTTTGTTTGCTCAGCGCTGCTGGTTGCTTTTTGCTGAGGTGGTGGAATTAAGGCTTGCTCTAAGTCTTGTTGAGGGCCATTGCTATTTAGGCTGTACAAGGCGGCTAAGCTCGCGGTCAGCAGAGCAAGTGCGCCTAAAGGGGCTGTCTTTTTCATGTCGTTCTCTTGTATCAAATACAATTAAAGCGGTGCGAGGATGGGCTAGGCCGACGCAAGGTTGGCCAAGCCTCAAGCGTTTATTGCTCGGTCAGCGATACTTCATCAATGATGAAGCTCTTAGCTGCATCTGGGCCGAAGAAAAACAGCTCTGCATTGATCAGGCTACCACTCGCTTGAACGGTGAATTCGGCGCTGATCTCTTGCCAGGCAGTGCTACCTGATACCTGGCCTAGTTTGTGCCATACATGGCCAGCGCTATCTTGAGTAAGCAAGCGAGACTCAATCTTAGTGCTGCTGCCAGAAACCATGCGCACCATGGCGCTGAGTTTATAGCTGCTGCCCACGTTGAGCATGCTGATGACGTCTTGCTTGGGACCGTGATACCAAGCGCTACGGTCTTTACTTAACAACGCATAATTGCCGCTATAAGCACTGGTTGTAGTGGTGGTGGTGGCTGAGTAGCCAGAAACCCAGCCTGTGCTGTTGCCTGTTTCAAAGTCACCATTTACCAGCAGGTTTACTTCTGGTTCAGGAATTGGAGGCTCTTCACCGCCGCCGTTCCCGTCTACGGGTAGTAAACGCAGTTGGTCTAAGCGAGTACCATCTTCACGAACATATACTGTGATAGTGTTTTGGCCTTCGTTTAGCTGAACTTCAAGGCTGTCGGTATTACCACGTGAATTTACGTCCATTTCATCATAAGCAGCGGTGGCTAAGGTGTCCCACAAATGAATGTCACCATCGTTTACTTGGATCCAAAATGAATCAGCGCTTTGGGTAGGCGAATAAGCAGTGCCTTTCACTAGGTAACGCCCGGCGCCAGTGGCAATAAAGGACATCTTAGCGCGATGAGGA comes from Agarivorans sp. Alg241-V36 and encodes:
- a CDS encoding LysR family transcriptional regulator — translated: MNIRKVDLNLLVYLNVLLEERNVSRAASKLALTQPTMSNALKRLRELFDDPLLVRTAEGMTPTEKATKLKPEIVSLLSMAEKITQPDKDFSPAQSSVTFRIMCNDYIEATLLAPFIQSVLRSAPKINFDIYAPGDIRLGDMEKGQIDLAINRFTSLPKTFHQSSIWRDNFCCLVHKDHPYVEHLDLPSYLAAEHVWLNRAGWGAETSIGNQAASQKLGWVDEALAQLEQVRNIRVYTRHYALAGLLVAQPQLVATLPRRQAMLYKDSPNLRIVRVPFQIVPIETKMIWSPLLQHSKAHQWLRRSLTEFSTTVLDR
- a CDS encoding bifunctional diguanylate cyclase/phosphodiesterase → MTSLLLIRLLDWRVWKHREQATAFNGKNATRRFILGANITAVMWSIYILKVISNPLSGDIDLSTHIIIISAMAGGSATVLAGHKYTAMAYAFILLAPPSVGLMFSGIYERQMLGILGVLFGIVMVVIAKKNAEFTAQAVLLKNQNAVLVHHMEEKVEQRTHTIYELSNLDPLTGLFNRTAFLQHLKLRLLEAKQHQRSLAVLFIDLDGFKKINDAIGHDTGDQVLNNTAQRLKHLCQNHQLLCRWGGDEFLLAIEDCDESLAKDRSNEIIQALSAAYTFANNRLSVGATVGIALYPQHSENEHSLIRLADTAMYAQKKRAPSTVGVFSDQLEKQIHRELLLKDGLSQAIDKHQLSLVYQPIIDANDCQVVSFEALLRWRLNDEMIPPDEFISIAEQYGLIRRIGQWVLEQACQTASTWAQRHTIAICVNVSVAQLEDDDFVEIVSTALQNSQLAPELLHIEMTESVFTSDIGLLAEQIKALQDIGVKVSIDDFGTGYSSLSIMQDLAVNVVKIDRSFVQRIDTNGYAIITAVMHMARALNYSVVAEGIETQKQMQILRSLGVDYLQGYYFAKPLAIEQVEQLISSEQAPKLIAES
- a CDS encoding carbohydrate binding domain-containing protein encodes the protein MFQGKKKATAKLGICLVGLLGSAVAQATHTVDVMVLYTPAVKAEQSGAMDTYISHLISTTNTAYQNSGMNIEVRLVHSSEYNKAGATAMSSNALNQFRQDQNVMNLRTEHGADIVTLLTMPSNSTCGLGYVGTGSNGRFDGYFKNWAYNFVGGSSGCDSLTFAHELGHNMGLGHSRKQNSLGGVFDYGTGYGVDRSFSTIMGYPQAFSTYTRVRQFSDASVSTCRGYPCGVDKNTANGAEAVDAINAVAPQLAAWYPTANNGGDNGGGDNGGDNGGGDNGGDNGGNNNDVILEAESASLFGLFRTGTDNAASAGGYIDTAFQGNYYDDTVSTHRAELKFTLEQSGIYRLKGTAYSSSNKSDSFWVQVDNGTRHLWDTLSTPSYDEMDINSRNVSDTVEVDLSRGEHYINVYAREDGARLDQIRLVRIGDSNNGDNGGGDNGGGDNGGGETGNEPSTIVIEAEDAQLYGIFRRGNDSVASAGSYIDSALNGNYYEGNAVSANRAELSFYATGAGLYSLKATSYAPTATADSFWFSINGGERHLWDTHNLAEYQEIDVNARGISETFEVELTQGDNTITFYVREDGARLDQVRFIPVDGSGGDNGGDNGGGSEPPQPATNLLKNGDFESGQTTNWKSGYSATTNITTNAYNSNYALLSKNRSQWYHGPKQDVFNAVKAGQRYLLSAQVRMSSGTGVIESRLLILDDAGHTWYKLGKVSGNSSWQELTADFTVQATGAIQSAELFFFGPGAGTEFIIDDAKLNDWQEAETPTDPNDPTDPTNPGDGGETGTISAELLAAVNEARSVGRNCGSSYYAATTPVQFHQSLQLAAQEHSDNMANNNFFSHTGQDGSDSNDRARKHGYDKYWAGENIGAGYGSVADVMNGWLNSEGHCRHIMNSNHKDFGGASAENSNSSYRIYWTLLLGY